From Oligoflexia bacterium:
AATTAAACATGATAAACCCTCCCTTACGACAAACAAAAGTAAGAGATAGATTTATAAAAGGAAAGAGGGTGTTTGTCTAGACATCCACCCTCTTTTTAAACATTCATGTAAATTATTCAGTAATTCTTATTCGAAAATCTTCTTCAAATTATAGGTAGCTTTGATTTGAGCATCAAGAGCTTCACGAACCATTCCTTCAGTGACTTCTACTTGCTTGCCATCTGAAGCGGGAACGCGTTTTGTGCGTGCAGCAAGTTCAGCAATTGTTTGATCGTTATTCTTAGATGACTCAAGGGTGATGAGTTTCTCACGACCAAAGAATGCGCCTGATTTTTTCTCACAACCTTTACGCGCATCACTCTTGGTGGGTTGCTTAGCATTAAATGAAGCTAAAGCATCTTCCCAAAAATGGAGCTGACATTGATAAACATCTGAGATGCTTTTTGCATATTCAGCGCGAGCTTTTTTGTCTGCGAAAAGTTCTTTAAATGCACCAAAAAGTTTTGCTTTGTTCTCATCATTAATTTGCGCAGGATCTTGAACTAAGCTCTCAACAGATGTTAAGAAATTAGCTTTCATCTGAGTTGCAGGATCAACATTTTGTTGTTGTTGTGGTTGTTGTTGATTGCGCGCTTGTGCTTGAGCTTGTTGAACCGCTTGCTGATATGCGAACATCACACCATTTTGGTAGAGATTCACAAAAAGGTTTGCAGTCATAAACAAATGTACAACCGTTGCAACCAATACAGGCAATTCCCATTTGAATGCAAAGTGCTTGTAAAACTTAGTAAACAAGAACCAGCCACCTGTTGCTAAAACAACCAGTACGACCCAGTGACCAACGATTGATGGCAATAAAATTTTAAATTGTTCCCACATAGTATTTTCTCCTATTTCATAGTGATGACATTTGATTTATCGACGAAACATGAGAAAACTTAACAAGACCTTGGTCTATTAATTTACGAAGGCCTACACTGAGTGCACTTATGATTTTATCGTAATTCACTTGGTCATAACACATGACTTCTTTATCACAACTACGCTTCCAACATGGCGAACAGGGGGCCTCAGTTACGACCGCTGCCCCACGATCATAAAAGTCTATTTCATGGGCACAAGTGGGGCCAAACCAAGCGACGGTCCATTTATTTAATGCAATGGCCATGTGCATGCCCAAAGAATCACCTGTGATCACAGCGTCACACATATCTATATATATCATTCCCTGGCGAAGCCCCAACAACGTGGGTGTCGCAATAACAGTAGCTTGAGTTAGTATGGTCGCGATTTGAATATTGCGCTGAGTATCTTCTGGACCACCTAAAAGTAAAAGTGGTGAACCCGGGTATTTTAACGAAATCATTTCTATAAGTTTACACCAACCTGCAACAGTTAACTTTTTATACGAAATCGTGGGGCTACATCCCGTATTAAAACCAATGATAGGTTTTTTAGAGCGAATAAGGCCCAGTCTTTCTCGCTCCTTGGTTTTAAGTAACTTCTCATCGCGCGTGAATTCAAAAACATATTTTTCTCTATGAGATTTAAAGCCTAGCGATTCAATAATCAATTGAGCTTCTGATTTTTTATTTACGTAAAATTTTTCATAATTCGACAAACCGATTTCATACAGTTTTTGCGCGTCCAAATTCAGTGGTATGATCGCACCAGTTTTCTGATCAACACCAAAACCTCTTCTCTCACCACTATCAATCGGGATTTCCATTAAACCTGCGGCCACTAATGATTTATCTACGCAAAATGTGTAATCAAAAGCCAATGTTGAAAGCGCTAGAGTTCCCTCATGATTATTTTTCAAGAGACGATTGATATACGGATTATTTTCTAATAACGCTGAGGCCAAGGGATTAGTGATCCAAGTTACGTGCGCTTTTGGCCACTGCGAATGAATTGCTCGCAGAATTACTGTAGCCCTTAAAACAGCACCCAAAGCTTCAAGGTGAATAATAAGAATGCGAGGTGTTGCTACTTCTTTTAATTTGCAATGCTCAGAACATATTGTGTTTTTTGAGCACGGTTTATAACCTGAAAAATGACGACAATCAGTCTGGACCATATCTTTATTGTAGCAATAGGAATCAATAACTCCCATAGAGCGAAAGTCTGGAACTTAGAACTGAAAGTAATTTGCCAAGACCATTAACCCAAAGCATCTAGACATGGGTCTTAATTACCAGGGGATGGGTTTGTGCAATGCAAACCTAGGGAACAATCTAAGGGGGATCTAAGGGGGAATGATGCATAAAAGGATTTATGTAATCGCAATAACGTCGTTTTTGTTTTTAGCAGGATGCCAAAATAAAAATCCAAATCTTGAAGTAAAACTCGCCAAAGATCCAGGCGCGGTAAAAGAAGATGTCATCTACGGAAATGATGATCGCCTTGATCTCTATGAAGTTACAAATCAAGAGGTGTTAGCTTTAGCCAATTCAACCGTCGCTTTAATTCAATCAAGCAAACTTCGAAATAATAACGGCACAACAGTTATATCGACTTCAAATTTTGGTTCAGCAATGAATCTTTGCCCGAGTGAAAAATACCGCGATCAACCAACAGCGGCATTTTGTTCAGGCACACTTGTAGGATCTGACTTGGTACTCACTGCTGGGCACTGCATTTCTTCAAGCGCTGATTGTACAAATACAAAATTTGTATTTGGTTTTGGTGTTTATCAAAAAGGGGTGAATCCATCGCAAGTTCCAACTTCTGAAGTTTATGGCTGTGGTCAGATTATTCATACCGAAAGAAATGACCGCGGTGCTGATTTTGCGGTCATAAAATTAGATCGCCCCGTCGCCAATCACCCACCCTTACCCGTTCGTGCTCAAGGTGGTGTGGGTTCAGGGGATGATATTTTAGTCATCGGATATCCTGTGGGCCTCCCCACAAAAGTAGCAGCTGGTGCAAAAGTTAGAAGTGTATCATCTGAATACTTTGTTGCTAACCTAGACACATACGGAGGAAATTCCGGCTCTGGAGTTTTTAATGCTCACACCGGACTCATCGAAGGTGTGCTTGTACGCGGAGAACAAGATTTCGCTTCACAAGGGTCATGCCAAGTTTCTAAAGTATGTACCGATAGTAGTTGCCGCGGAGAAGACGTAACACAAATTTCAAAAGTTTTACCGTATCTTCCTGTGCAACAAACCAATCCTTCGCCAACACCACAACCCCAGCCCTCACCTTCTCCTGGTCAACAAGATAAGTACGAAGCAAAACCAAATTTGAATATTCCTGATAAAAACCTTACTGGAGTTTCATCACTTATTAACGTTTTAAGTGCACCCAATGGCAGAAAAGTTTTTGTATCAGTTAATATTTCACACACGTGGATTGGTGATCTCATCGTTACCTTGAAAGCCGCAGATGGCAAAACTATCAAACTAAGTGATCGCGCGGGTGGATCAATCGATAACATTGTAAAGACCTATGAACTACCCAAAGAATTTTCTGAAATTAAAGTAAATGGCCCATGGAAATTAAGCGTGTCTGACACCGAAGCCTATGACGTCGGAACACTAAATTCTTGGAGCGTGATGTTTCAATCGCGCCAAGGTTAGGCTTTGAAATTTAGTGATGATGGTGACCGTCGGCTCCATGGGCGTGACCGTGCTGCAATTCTTCTTCGGTAGCTTCACGCTTTTCAAGAACCTCCACATTAAACGTAAGATCTTGGCCGGAAAGTGGGTGATTGCCATCCATTTTCACATCGGTGCCAGTTACTTCAACAACTGTAAAAATTTGATTATGTCCATCGCCGGATTCGCCGCGAAATTGTTGACCCACTTCAATCTTATCGCCCTTTGGCAATTGAGAATGAGGAAGTGTGACAATGAGGTTTGGATCACGAGGACCATACGCTTGATCTGATACGACAAAAATTTCTTTCTTATCACCGACTTTAAGTTGTTTCATCGCTGCTTCTAGACCAGGAATAATTTGCCCACTCCCCTCAAGATACATCACTGGTGCACTTTTTTGTGACTCCTCGATGGTCTGGCCAGTTTTGTCTTTAAGCGTGTAATGGAATGAAACAACTTGAGTTTTCATATGGTCCCTTTCATTTAAAAGAGAAAAAATACTTCTCCTTATCGCAGCAAGCAACAATAAAATCAGTTACCCCTACGCATCATTCAATATCCGTTAGAAAACCCAGAAACGTATGCTAGAATTTACATGTGAGCGTCGACTTTAAAAAAGCATCAAACACAATTGTTTTAAGTGATATCCACCTTGCTGATGCAGAACCGCCTCATGCTTATAACCCCTATTGGAAGCGTTTTAAGCGGCCCAAATACTTCGTTGATCGAACTTTTAAACGCTTTTTAGAGTACATCGATGCAAAAGCCGCCTCACCCATTGAGTTGGTTTTCAATGGCGACATTTTTGATTTCGATTCTGTCATGAAGATTCCAGCCAAATATGAAACCAAAGTGAATTGGCTAGAGCGGCTCAGGGGTTTATCTGCGGAAGAACCAAAATCTAAATTTAAAATTCAAGTGATCTTAAGCGATCATCATATTTGGGTTCAAGCACTTCGCGATTTTTTGCTCAAAGGCCATCGCGCTGTTTTTGTCATAGGCAATCACGATATGGAACTTCACTGGCCATCAGTTCAACAAGAAATCAGAAGTGCATTAGATCTTCCTGAAAATTTAAAAAACAATGTCCGCTTTTGCGAATGGTTCTATATCAGCAATCAAGACACGCTGATTGAACACGGAAATCAATACGACGCATACTGCTTATGCTCTAATCCCATTAACCCGCTGATTCGCAAAGGCCCGTTTGTTGTTGTAAGATTGCCATTTGGAAATCTCGCTGGCAAATACATGCTCAATGGCATGGGGCTTATGAACCCGCACGTCGATAGTAGTTTTATTAAAAACTCACTTAAAGAATATCTCGTATTTTTTTATAAGTATGTGGTTCGCACTCAACCATTTTTAGTTTTTACCTGGCTATGGGGCGCAATCGTTACATTGATGTATTCAGTCGGCGAAGGTTTACTTCCTGCCATGACAGACCCACTCACAATTGAATCGCGCATTAATGATATCGCTGATCGCTCAAACTCAAAAGTTCATACACTCTTAGGGCTTCGAGAGCTTCATGCTCACCCGGCGATTTTCAACCCCATGAGAATTTTGCGTGAGCTTTGGCTTGATCGCGCCATTGTTCTAGTCTTAATTCTCTTTGGTAGTTTTCAAGTTTTCACTTTTATGAATGTTTTTACACGCGCATCACTTTGGTGGTTTTTTGTTCCTGCGATGTTATTTATGCCTGCCTTGATATTTTATTCTCGCGCGATCAAATCAGATGTCGCTAAAGTTCAAAAAATGACTTTCATCAAGGCACCCATCAGTGCGCGCATTGCAAAGGTAAAACGAATCATTCATGGTCACACTCATCACGAAGGTCACACATGGACAGAAGGCATTGAGTATATCAACACAGGAACTTGGTCACCTGCTTACGAAGATGTAGAGTGTACAAAGGCGATGGGTAGAAAATGTTTCGCATGGATCAAACCAGGAACATCAGGACAACGCATTTCTGAATTACATGAATGGAAAGACGACGCCGCAGTATTAATAAAAGTCATCGACACAGTCACAAAAGATGAAGAAGTAAAAACTT
This genomic window contains:
- a CDS encoding peptidylprolyl isomerase, with protein sequence MKTQVVSFHYTLKDKTGQTIEESQKSAPVMYLEGSGQIIPGLEAAMKQLKVGDKKEIFVVSDQAYGPRDPNLIVTLPHSQLPKGDKIEVGQQFRGESGDGHNQIFTVVEVTGTDVKMDGNHPLSGQDLTFNVEVLEKREATEEELQHGHAHGADGHHHH
- a CDS encoding glycosyltransferase family 9 protein, with the protein product MVQTDCRHFSGYKPCSKNTICSEHCKLKEVATPRILIIHLEALGAVLRATVILRAIHSQWPKAHVTWITNPLASALLENNPYINRLLKNNHEGTLALSTLAFDYTFCVDKSLVAAGLMEIPIDSGERRGFGVDQKTGAIIPLNLDAQKLYEIGLSNYEKFYVNKKSEAQLIIESLGFKSHREKYVFEFTRDEKLLKTKERERLGLIRSKKPIIGFNTGCSPTISYKKLTVAGWCKLIEMISLKYPGSPLLLLGGPEDTQRNIQIATILTQATVIATPTLLGLRQGMIYIDMCDAVITGDSLGMHMAIALNKWTVAWFGPTCAHEIDFYDRGAAVVTEAPCSPCWKRSCDKEVMCYDQVNYDKIISALSVGLRKLIDQGLVKFSHVSSINQMSSL
- a CDS encoding trypsin-like peptidase domain-containing protein — translated: MHKRIYVIAITSFLFLAGCQNKNPNLEVKLAKDPGAVKEDVIYGNDDRLDLYEVTNQEVLALANSTVALIQSSKLRNNNGTTVISTSNFGSAMNLCPSEKYRDQPTAAFCSGTLVGSDLVLTAGHCISSSADCTNTKFVFGFGVYQKGVNPSQVPTSEVYGCGQIIHTERNDRGADFAVIKLDRPVANHPPLPVRAQGGVGSGDDILVIGYPVGLPTKVAAGAKVRSVSSEYFVANLDTYGGNSGSGVFNAHTGLIEGVLVRGEQDFASQGSCQVSKVCTDSSCRGEDVTQISKVLPYLPVQQTNPSPTPQPQPSPSPGQQDKYEAKPNLNIPDKNLTGVSSLINVLSAPNGRKVFVSVNISHTWIGDLIVTLKAADGKTIKLSDRAGGSIDNIVKTYELPKEFSEIKVNGPWKLSVSDTEAYDVGTLNSWSVMFQSRQG
- a CDS encoding metallophosphoesterase, with amino-acid sequence MSVDFKKASNTIVLSDIHLADAEPPHAYNPYWKRFKRPKYFVDRTFKRFLEYIDAKAASPIELVFNGDIFDFDSVMKIPAKYETKVNWLERLRGLSAEEPKSKFKIQVILSDHHIWVQALRDFLLKGHRAVFVIGNHDMELHWPSVQQEIRSALDLPENLKNNVRFCEWFYISNQDTLIEHGNQYDAYCLCSNPINPLIRKGPFVVVRLPFGNLAGKYMLNGMGLMNPHVDSSFIKNSLKEYLVFFYKYVVRTQPFLVFTWLWGAIVTLMYSVGEGLLPAMTDPLTIESRINDIADRSNSKVHTLLGLRELHAHPAIFNPMRILRELWLDRAIVLVLILFGSFQVFTFMNVFTRASLWWFFVPAMLFMPALIFYSRAIKSDVAKVQKMTFIKAPISARIAKVKRIIHGHTHHEGHTWTEGIEYINTGTWSPAYEDVECTKAMGRKCFAWIKPGTSGQRISELHEWKDDAAVLIKVIDTVTKDEEVKTFKSAII